The genomic DNA TGGATCATGGCATCGCCTGGGAACCGTTCTCCGAGTCCCGGCTTTCCGAACTCATCTCCCAAGGCAAGCCTACCCTCGTGGATTTCACCGCGGATTGGTGCCTGTCTTGCAAGGTGAACGAGAGGGTGGCGCTCACGAAACCGGAAGTGTCGGGCAAGATCAAGGAGTTGGGGCTCACCGCGCTCAAGGCCGATTGGACCCTGCGCGACGAATCCATCTCCCGGGCCCTGGCCAAGTACGGCCGCAACAGCATCCCGCTCTATGTCCTCTATACCGGGCGGGGGGACGAGCACATCCTCCTCCCGGAAGTCATCACTCCCGCCGTGGTCCTGGACGCGTTGGGAAAGGTGAACGGGCCCGTCACCGCCCTTTAGCCCTCCCGGGTGACGATTTTTGTCCCTCCCGTCAACCTATTCTTTCATCGTCGGCCGCAATCCCCGAACCGGCCGCGAGGAGGAAAGTTGGAAAAGCAGATGGCGGAATGGACTTCGGTGGCCCGCGTCGGCGGCCTGGCCAAGAGGCGCACAATCAAGGTCGTGGAGACCGTACTGCTGGTCGACGGGAACGAAGAATCCCGGTCCAGCCTCAAGTTCCTGCTGGAGCTGCATGGCTACCGCGTGGCGGAAGCCCATCACGGCATCGAAGGCCTGCAAGTCCTTTGCGAATGGGGCTGCGACATCCAGATGGCGCTGTGCGCGCCCGAGCTGCCGGATATGACGGGAGGGGAATGGATGGGCCAGATGCGATTCCTGGGTCCGGAAATCCCTTCCCTGCTTTTGACCGAGCGCGATGTTTTGGAGGCCACGGAATGGCCGGTGGGACCGGCTTATGCGGGCATACCCGCGACGCCGCCGGGGCCCGCGCGTTTGCTGGGCCGCATCCGGGAAGCCATGGACGAATATTTCTTCGCTTGCTGCCTGCGGGCTTCGGCGGCGTGATTTAACGCAGCCAAGAGCCGGATACGGAGTCGACTTGCCCACGAACTCTAACACGTAGGCCATATTCGATCAGGGCCGGCTGGGCGGCATCTTTCCACGCCTGAAGCCCGGCCCCGGTCGAATCCGGTTCCAGGCAATCGAAACGAGCCTCGGTGAGGGCCGGCAGACGGGCATGCAGCCGATCGCCAAGATCGAATTGACCGCTGTCGGTCTGGAGTGCCAGTTTGCCCGCGGCGCATGTCAGGATTTCGCCTTTCAATCCGGCTTCGACTTCCGCCTTGAGGCGGTAGCATAAAGCGATTTTTTCCGACTCCGCCGATCGCCGCACGAATTGGGCATGGCCGGAAAGGAAAATACGGCTGGCCATGGCCACCACGAATGCGGAGACCACTAGGGCCGAAAGCAGTTCGATCAGGGTCACGCCAGTCTCCGAGCCTATCACGCTAATCTCCCGCCCTATCACGCCAGTCTCCAACCCAGTCACGCTCGTCTCCGGCCCTGTCACAATGGATTCGCGGCCTGACTCCGGTAGCCCGAGGTTGCAAAGTCCCTTGCTCACGGGGCCTCCGCGAAATAGCCGGCCTTGAGCTCCGCCAGGGGACGGCCTTGCCGGTCCAACGCCTGCCCCAAGATACGCGTCTCATCCGCATTCCGTTCGATGTGCAGGACCAATTTCAGGTAGAAGGGGGAGGACGTTTCGCGGATGGCGTCATGATCCCAGCGCAACAGGACCGCCCGGTTGAGTTCGGATTCGAGGGCCTGGGTCGCGCGGAATTTGTCCCAGGCCGCCTGGCTGGCGCGGGAATGGTAAAGCCAGAAGGACGCGGGAAGCAGGATGGTTGCCGCCAACGTCATGGCGATCAGGGTTTCCATCAAGGTGAATCCGCGCGCGGCCGGATACTTCGTCATAGCGACCCCAACGCGAAAACGGCGGGCTCCAAACCGGGGAAAAGCAGGGGCGCCGGGATGCGCGCCCGGGATTGGGAGATTCGGCTATCCTTCAGGTGTCCCATCCAGATTGTTCCCGCATAATTGAGCCTGAGATTCTGGCAAAGCAGACTCCCCACCAAATCGCCTTCCATGCGGGCATAACAGGGCGTGAAAAGGAATCCGGACAGGCGGACGCCTTTGGCGACTACCAGCCTCTCCTGCTGATCGTAAGGCGGGTGCTCGCGGCAGGCGGAAACGAACAGTCCCTGCCCTGCGGCCTTTTCGATAAGCATGGCTCCGGCCATGGCCGAATCCGGCCGGCCGCGATTCGACATGCGGCCCCGCGCATAGAAGAAGGGCCAACCCAAAAGCGGCCGATCCGTCGACAAGACGATGCTATCGCCGGCCAGGAATTGGCCGCCCCGGATCGTCCCGCCCGTAATGCGTAAGTTACCCTGGGCGAACGCGATGACCCTGAGGAGTTCGGCGCCCGCGCGGACCTCGATGGATTTCGCGGCCAGCTTGCAATCCTTCAAGCGCGCCCCGGACCCGATGGTCAGCTTGCCCGCGGTTATGCGCGCGCGCGCCATCGCGGTGTCGACGAGGATGGCGGAATCCCCCAGGCGGACATCGGCGACCTTTCCGCTATCGTAGTCGCCGTCGGAAGTGAAATCCCCGGAAGCCAGCATCCGGGATTGGGCCTCCATCCACTTGTCCGCGCGGGCGAAATCCATTCCCGCCCGCTTCCAGGCGTCGGCGATACTGTCCCAGGTGGGGCCCACGTGGCCCGGCCCGCCCGTCCAACGCACGTGGTAATCGGTCGCCTTGCGCACGTCGCCTCGCCAGAGCAGAACAGGACCCGTAACCTGCGCGCTACCCGCCAAAACCATGTTGCCTTCGTGGTTGAGCAGCCCCAAGGCAGGCATCCGGGCCAGATCCAGAGTTTGGCCGAGGAGCGCCTCCTTGGCGGAGGTGCGACCGGGCGAAGGCGTGGGCGAGACCCCGATCGCGACGGCCCGGCCGAACATCCCGTGGCTGCGGACCGAGAGGCGGAAATCGCGGCCTGCATTGTCCAATCGGTATTCCAGCCCCTCGGTGGCGTATCCCAGATCCTGACCGGGACCGGGAGGCCCGATGCGCGACCGGGCGTAGTCCAGGCCGGCCGCGGCCAATAAGCGGGCTTGCGCCTCTCCGCGGCTACGCGCCGCCAGGGCATTGTCCGCGCGGATCAGCCGCCAGACCGTTCCCACCAGTATCGACATGATGGCCAGAAGGGAAAGCACGTACGCCAAGGCCGCGCCCCGTTGGGAGCCGCGGCCACGCATCAGTACTCCAGGGTGAAGGCGTGGCCTTGCCTACGGACCGTAACGCGATTCTTCTCGATCTTGATGACGGTGAGATCCCAGGCGGTGCCGCCTTGTTTGACCAATTCGGTCTGTCCATCCTGCTTAAGGATGGCCACCGGCTCATCGCCCCAAAGGATTCCGCCCAGGACCGCCTTGGGAGGATCGATGACCTTGGGGGGAGCCTTAACGCTTGCCGACTTCGGTACGACGGGCGCCGGTTTCTGCGCATACAGATAGGATTGGAACGGATCGCGGAAAGAAGTATCCAGAGGCGGACGGGGACGGGCCAATAAGGCCATGGCTACCGAGGCGCCCGCGGCCGTTTTGGGATTGGACTCTTCCCCGCCCCCCACCAGGATCATCACCACCCGAAAGACCACATAGCCCCAGACCCCGATGGCGGCCACGAGCAAGGATACGAAGGTCTTTTTCACCGAGACTCCCGCAGGGAGGAGTCGGGCGCGGAGGGGGCGGCGGCTTGGGTAACGCCCGTGCTACCCGTTGAGGATGCTCCCGCGCTCCCGAGGGCGAAGGCGCTAATGCCCAGTTTAGCCTTGATACGCGCCTTGTTGATGGCTTCGGTATGGATGGAGAGCCCGCGGACCTGTATGGCGACGCCCCCGGTTTCGAGATCGCGAAGGTAGCGGACCAATTCCTTGAATCCTCCAGCGACCTCCATTTCGTACGGGAGTTCCCGATAGCCCGGGAAAGGAACCTCATCCAGGGCGGTGATGCCCGCGATGGACAGGGAGCAGGCTTTGGCGCTTTCCACCAGCCGGTTCAGGACTTGGGCGCCCGGGTTGCCGTTGGGCAAGGCGGATCGGAGTTGATGAAGATCCTTTTGGATCCCCACATAGGCCGCGGATAGGCTGTCCGCTTGGCCGGCGCCCGCTTGCAAGGCCTTGTAGGCGCGATAGCGGCCGGTCTGGGCGAAAATTTCCGCGACGGCCAATCCCCCGCCCACCGATAGGATGGCCACGCCCAGGATGATTCCCGCGAACATCCCCGTGAAGGCCAACCTCGCCCGCCAGGCCCGTAGCCCGTTCATGGCGCGCTCCCCAATTGGAAGCGCACCAGATCGCGCCGATTGGCGGCGATCCCGGTCTTCTGCTCCACGACTTCGCCTTTGATCTTTTCGGTGGCCTTGAGCTTCAGCGGGACCGGGACCGGGACCGGGGCAGGTCCGGGCACGCCTTTTTCCACCGCGCCGCCCTTTTCAAGAGCGGAGAGGAATTCCGGCACGCGGCCTTCGGAAGTCGCGAAGCCTTCCAAGCGATACTGGCAGCGGGACCCGGTCTTGCACTCGGCTTCCCAGCTTTCCAACCAGGTCTCGGAAGGGAGCCTGCCCGCGATGCGCTGGAGGTCCGCATACACCGAAGTGCGCCGGGACAGCAGCCCATGCAACCCGCCCAATTCGGCCTCAACGACCGCCTTGCGGCGTTGGAATTCGTCCCACTTCCGCAACTCGCCGGACCAGGAACGGGCCTTGGCTTCCACGGTCCAACGCAGCCCCAAGGCGGCCGCGCCCAGGAGGGCGACCACCAAGGCCAGAACCGCCAGGGACGGAATGCCGTAACGCGCCAGTTCCCCCGCCCGGCGCATCCAGGCCCGTTGCGCCACCGCGGCGGCGGGCCCGGTTCCCGAGAACGTCTCGCGCAGATCCGCTTCCTCGCGGCCGGACCAAGCGGCCGCGGCGGCCACCCGTAACTCCGGCGCTACTTCGGATAGGGGACCCCATTCCGGCGTTGACAGGGGGATCCCGAGGCCGCCCAAGGCGGCTCCGATTTCGCCCCCCGGCCCGTCGCGCCAAATCCGCAGGCCTTCCAAGGGACCCGCGCCGAAGCGTCCGCCGAAATGGTAAACCAAGGCTTTCCGCATCTCGCGGGCGAATGCGGCGGCATCGCGCACCGCGTCCTCCCATCCCGAAAAAACCTTGGCATAGGCGAGCAGTGCATCGGCGCGGAAGAAGAGGACGTGGATGCTATCCGACTCGCCCATTAGGGCCGCCCAGCAACCGGTGGCCGCTCCCAGGTCCAGGACTGGAAGCATTGCCAAGGGCGAGGGAACCAGGTCCCATAGGGCGGCGAGGGGATGGGGCAATCCCTTCAGGAATCCTTGTACGGCATCCTCGCGGGCCAGCGCCAGGCAGGCCCGTTCGCCGACGGGGAGGATATGGCTTTCATAGGCCTCGGCGGACAAGCCTTGCGGACGCGCCCTTTCCAGGGCCCGGGCCGCCTCGTCCGAACCTTCCTCGGAGGCGGGCATGGGTTCCAGCTTGAAGGGAAGATGGGAAAAAGCCGCATGCAATCCGGTGTAGGCCAGTCCATGGGCCTTCGCGAAGGCCTCCGCTTCGGGATATGGCCCGGAAAACGAGTGGACCACGGCGGCCTTGCCCTCGCGCTCGGCGATCGCGCACAGGCGCGCGCCTTGGGCCGTGAATTCGGCCCCCCAATGGACGGCGGGCCGGAAGCGCGCCTCCCACCTCGCTCCGGGACCCATAGCCTTCACTCCAGATCCGATTGCTTCTTCAGGTAGCTATCGGGGGACACGGCGGCATCCTTCCCATAGAAAACATGAGGCGTGACAAATATCATAAGCTGACTGCGGGATTTGGTATCCGAGACGTTCTTGAAAAGCCAGCCGATGACGGGAATGGATCCCAGGAAGGGGAATTGGCGGGTGTTGCGATTCACCGATTCTTTCACGAGTCCGCCCAACACGATGGTTTCACCATCCCTCAAGCGCACTTTGGACTTGAGCACGCGATGGTCCAAGGTCGGCGGGGTATGCGAATCGAACGAGCCTACCGGCTCAGTGAAGTCGGGTACGATATCGCAAGTGATTTCGCCCTGGCCGGTGACGAAAGGGGTCACGGTAAGGGTGACATTGGCCTCTATTTTCACGAAATTCTCGGTGGTTTTCGCCGACACCCCGGCCACCTGGGTATAGTCCGTCTCGCTCTTGAGCAGGAAATATTGGGTCTGCCCCACCGTGATGGTGGCTTCCGATCCGTTCAAGGTGGCGATCTGCGGACGCGAGCGGATCTTAAGGGCCTTCTCCTGCTCCAAGGCCTGGATCTGGGCCACGAAATTCTTGGGAAGGGACACGATGTCCCGCACGCCCGGTATGGCGTCCACGATGGTCTGGCTGCGTTGCTTGTTGAACACCTGATCGACGTTCGGATAGATGTGCTCGCTGCTGGGGACGTTCCGATAGTCCCCCATGAACAGATCGACTCCGTACTGGCGGATGCGATCCATGTCCACGTCCACCACCAACGCCTCGATGAGGATCTGCGGCACCGGCAAATCGATCTGGCTGATGTACTGGGAAAGGCCGTCGATGATCTCGTAGGTGCCCATCACCATGATGGCGTTCTGGCTCTTGACCACTTTTAACTGGGCATCCTTCGATAGCGAGGCGGGAATCAAGTCCATCACGTCGTCAACCTTCAGATGCTTGAGCACGATGAGCTTGGAATTGTTCAGCACCTGCATGGTCTGGGGCCCGATGAAGTAGATGTTGTTGTGCATCCAAAAGGTGAAATCGGTGCCGCGAAACAGGATCTGGAAAGCTTGTTCAATCGGCACGTCGGAGATGTGCATGGTTACCGTGCCCTTCAGATCGCCGTACACCACCGTGCTGATGCCCGATTGCGCGCTGATGGATGCGATGATTTCCGAGACCGGGGCTGCGACCACCTCCATGCTTACCAGCTTATCCTTCACCGAAACCCGCATACGTCCCGGCGAACCCCCGGCCGCCCCGTCCTTCCCCGTCGAATTCCAGGATTCGCGGTAGAAAGTGTAAATGCCGTCCTTCTCGCGCATCGCGAGCCCGTTGGTTTCGGCCAGCAAAGCCAGGCCCTTGCGCAGTTCCATGTCCTTGAAGAAGGCGCTCAAGTCGCCCGTGGCGGACGGCTCTTGAACGATGTTCTTGCCGGTGGCTTCCACCAGGCGACGCACCACCAGATCGGCGGGAATCTTCTGGAGATCGACGGCAAGCTTACCGCCCTCGTAGGTGACGGAGAAGCGCGGGGACGGGGGCAGAACGGCTTTGGGCGGCGGACGCTTTTCCACCTTCACCGCGCCATGCACCACGGACAGCACGTAGCCGTTCTCTTCGGCGATGAGGCGCAAGGCATCCTTCAACTTGATCTTGCTGAAGTTAACCGTAATGGGCCCGGTAACGTCCGAGGCCATCAGGATATTGATTCCGAATTGGAGGCCCAAGCCTTGCAGCACGTCCCGGATTTCCGTATTGCGGACGTTGAGCGATTTGACCATGGCGGTATCGGAAATGGGCAGTTCGACGCTGGGCGCGGGAGGTTCGGGGGCGACCGGAGCACCAGCAAGAGCGGGTGGAAATTGCGGCGCGAAAGAGGCGGAAGGGCCGGAACCTGCCGAAGTGGAGGCGGCCCCTGGCGTGGCCGTGGAAGCGGGGTTGGCGGATGTAGGATCGGCCGAAGCCGCAGGCTGACCGGATTGGGTCGCGGAGGAAGAACTAGGCGCGGTGGATGATGGCACGGCAGTCGCCGGCGCGGCTTGGGAAGAGGCCGAGGCTTGCGACGCGCGCGCCTTCAGGCGTTCCTGACGCAAGGAGTCACGGACGAAAGCCCGGCGGGCCGCGGGGGACATTCCACCGGCGGAGGTTCCCTTGCCTGCGGACGAGGCCCCCGGAGGCTGTGCCACTGCCGATAGGACCGCCAGGGCCAAAGCGGATAAGCAAAATCGAACCACAGCCTTCATGCGGTCTCCCGCAACACTTCTTCCAAGGTCGTAAGCCCGGATTCGATCTTGGCCATCCCATCCTCGCGCAATCCCATCATGCCTTCCTTTACCGCCAGCTCACGGATGGCGGCGGTCTCCTTTTTCGCGGTGATCATTCCCCGTATTCCCTCGGTTACCGGCATGATTTCATAGACGCCCAAGCGGCCCGTATAGCCCGAGCGATTGCAGATATGGCATTTCGCCCCGGAACAATTGGGACAGACGCGGCGGACCAGGCGCTGGGCGCCGATCAAGGTGAGGGCCGAAGCCAGTAGGAACGGTTCGATGCCCATATCCAAGAGGCGAGCGACCGCGCCTGGCGCATCGTTGGTATGCAAGGTCGAAAGCACCAGATGCCCGGTCAAGGCCGCGCGTACGGCGATTTCGGCAGTTTCCTTGTCACGGATCTCGCCCACCATGATGATGTTCGGATCCTGCCGCAGAATCGTCCGCAGGGCATTGGCGAAGGTGTACTCCACTTCCTTCTTCACCGCCGTCTGCGTGATGCCGTCGAGCTTGTACTCGATGGGATCTTCCACCGTCACGATATTGGTCTCCGGGGACTTGATGCGGTTGAGGCAACTATAAAGAGTGGTGGTTTTCCCCGCGCCCGTGGGCCCGGTCATCAGGATCATGCCGTACGGCTGGGTGAGGGCTTTTTCCAGATGCTCCAGGGCCTTCGGTTCCATTCCCAAACGGTTCAGGTCCAGCGCCACTGCCCCCTTGTCCAGGATACGCAGCACCACCTTCTCGCCATGCTCGGTCGGCAAGGTCGAAACGCGCACGTCGATCCCATGCCCTGACCCTTCCATGCGGATGCGACCATCCTGGGGCCGCCGCCTCTCGGCGATGTCCATGTTGGCCATGATCTTAAGGCGGGAAACCACCTCGGCCTTGGATCGCGCGTTGATGGTCCGATGCACGCGCAACACGCCGTCCTGGCGCAGGCGCACCTTCATCTCCCGTTCGAAGGGCTCGAAATGGATGTCCGAGGAACCCGCATGGATGGCTTCGGAAATGATTTCGTTGACCAGGCGCACGACGGGATTATCCGAGTCGCCGGCCTTGGCGCTCAGCCGCACGGGACCGCGGGGCCGCGATGACTCGCCCGGTTGGCCCGGCTGCCCGGCCGGCGAAGCGCCTCCGGCGCCTGCCTTCCCGTTGGCCGCACTGAAGTCGACATAACCGCCCGCGCCCCCGCCGCCCTGGTAATGCTTGGCGATCATCTTTTCGATGGCATCCCGATCCGCGGCGACCGGCAGGATGACGGCGCCCGAAAGCACATGCAAATCGAGGAGCACGTCGAGATCGGTGGGATCGATCAGGGCCACCTTCAACTTTTCGCCGACCCAGGCCAAGGGCATGGCCGCGTAGGTGCGTACGGATTCGGAGGGTAACGCGCGTAAGACGTCCCCCGAAGGGACGTAGGCCAGGATGTCTTCGCCGGTTATGTTGAGCTCGTCCCGCAGCAGGTCCGTGACGGAGGACTCATCGCGGTTGAAGGCGCGCGCGAGACCCTGGGCCAGGCTGTCGCCGCTGACGCGCAGGTCGGACAAGGCGGCTTGGATGCCGGCTTCGATGGCGGGGGCGGCGTTCATTGCACCACGAATCCGATCTTGCGGTTGCGATGCCAGATAGGCTTGCCGCCTATCAGTATTCCGTCCAAGTCCACCCGGATAACCGGGAAACCATTAACCGTGGAAGGCAGAGTGTATCGAACGACGCCCTTCTTACCGTCGTCCCAGCGCATCCATTTCGCGACGGTCGTATCGATATTGTCGTTATAATAAACCTTGGGAATGGGCGGAGAAGAGCCCCAATCCAGGACCGAGCCCGGGTCCGTCGGCGATCTTCGGAAAGTAACGAAAACCGAATCGGTATCGTTCGGGTGCACCTTCAGAACCGGACTTCCCTTCTCGAAGGTGGAATAGATGCTTGGTCCCATCCCCTGTTGCAGGGACGACAAACTGGTGTCCGTGAAGGTCTTCCCCTGATGCTTCGGGATGACCCGGAATTGGATCTGGCCGTTCGTCTTGAACGGCAAAGGACGCTTGTTCAGGTTCGGTTCGAGGGTGGTGGAATAATGGTCGGAGAAGACCAGGGTGGCCGAGTCGGCGAAGCCGGGATAGGCTCCCCATAGGGTCCAATTGTCCGCCGTGATCCCTCCATCCTGATAATAAACGAGCAAGCTATCGGCCTTGACTCCCGAATTGGCGTCCCATCCCCAGCGTAAGCGCGCATACTGATTGCTGGAATCCGGAAACGGGCAAGAATTGGAATCGGCCTGATTGAAGAGGAAGTAGCCGCCGGAATTGAAATACGCGAAGGCGATGTTCTTGGGAAGCCTCACGGCCGTATTCGTTCCAACGCTATCAGGAATGGTGAATTCGCCCGTGATGACCCGTTGGGTATCGCCCTGGGCCAGGAAGTATTGCCCAGCCCCGTTCCGCAACGACAATTGATATCCGTAGGTTTTCCCCCGGATCCATTTCCCGTCCTTCAACCATAGGCGCACTTGGGTATGCTCGGCGTTCCAAAGCGTATCCGTCAGCAAATTCGATTCATTGATCAGGCTCACCGCAATGCGCTCCACCGCATCCACTTTTTGATTGAAGAAGAAGACTAACGAATCGTTCGGCCGCACCGAGTCCCCCGGAGCCTTGATCAGGTACGGCAAGGAAGAATCGCTGGAGATGGTCAAGGTAATGGAGGGAAGCGGCCCATCGTTCAGGACCTCATCCTTGAGGATGGTTACGGTTTTCACCGGCTCGGTGGAAGATCGATCCTTGAAGTAGAGGATCTTCCCATCGAGGGCGGGAACACTGTCCAATTCGAACCGGCCCAAATGCGCGGGATCGCTCGAAGTAAAGGAAACGAAGCTATCGGGCACGGCAAGCGAATCTTTCAAATGGAATTCGACGCGGGCCCCGAGCAAAGGTTGCTTGCCTGAACCGGTGGCGGTGAAAACCTGGCCGGAAATGGAATTGGCGCCCAACGGCATTAAGGTGGCCACCAAGGTGAGAGCGTGGCCCGTGTCGGTCGCGGCCACGGCAGCCTCGAACCATCGCCCGAGGTAGCCAGCCTGTTGTACGAGAACGAGAGTCTTCCCCACCTTCAAGGCGCGCAAGCCGATAGACCCGTTGCCGGCGGTATCCGCTACGATACGGCGATCGCCCGTGCTGTCTTCATAAGTGGCCGTGGCTCGATTTAATTTGTTCAGGTCCGGATCGCGCGGCAAGACGTTTAATTGAATCCGGTCCGCCTCCGTTTCCCCGATTTTACGCATGCGCACCCTGAGCAATCGGGCGATGGGACGATGGAAGACCGAGTCGGGCTTAGCGTTGACGGTGTCGATGGTATCCCGTGAAACGTACCCCGGGCGGCTGAGCTCGAACAAGGTCCGGGAACTGGCTACGGTAGCGATTTGGGCCCGGCCCTCTACGGCGGAGGTGAAATAGCTGGAGGTATCACCGGTGATGGTGGTGACCCTGATACGGACCGACTCGAGGGGCTGCGAGGATACGCTGTCAGCGGCTATAACGACGTAGTCGACGGTAGGTTGG from Fibrobacterota bacterium includes the following:
- a CDS encoding type II/IV secretion system protein; translated protein: MNAAPAIEAGIQAALSDLRVSGDSLAQGLARAFNRDESSVTDLLRDELNITGEDILAYVPSGDVLRALPSESVRTYAAMPLAWVGEKLKVALIDPTDLDVLLDLHVLSGAVILPVAADRDAIEKMIAKHYQGGGGAGGYVDFSAANGKAGAGGASPAGQPGQPGESSRPRGPVRLSAKAGDSDNPVVRLVNEIISEAIHAGSSDIHFEPFEREMKVRLRQDGVLRVHRTINARSKAEVVSRLKIMANMDIAERRRPQDGRIRMEGSGHGIDVRVSTLPTEHGEKVVLRILDKGAVALDLNRLGMEPKALEHLEKALTQPYGMILMTGPTGAGKTTTLYSCLNRIKSPETNIVTVEDPIEYKLDGITQTAVKKEVEYTFANALRTILRQDPNIIMVGEIRDKETAEIAVRAALTGHLVLSTLHTNDAPGAVARLLDMGIEPFLLASALTLIGAQRLVRRVCPNCSGAKCHICNRSGYTGRLGVYEIMPVTEGIRGMITAKKETAAIRELAVKEGMMGLREDGMAKIESGLTTLEEVLRETA
- a CDS encoding PilN domain-containing protein; the protein is MGPGARWEARFRPAVHWGAEFTAQGARLCAIAEREGKAAVVHSFSGPYPEAEAFAKAHGLAYTGLHAAFSHLPFKLEPMPASEEGSDEAARALERARPQGLSAEAYESHILPVGERACLALAREDAVQGFLKGLPHPLAALWDLVPSPLAMLPVLDLGAATGCWAALMGESDSIHVLFFRADALLAYAKVFSGWEDAVRDAAAFAREMRKALVYHFGGRFGAGPLEGLRIWRDGPGGEIGAALGGLGIPLSTPEWGPLSEVAPELRVAAAAAWSGREEADLRETFSGTGPAAAVAQRAWMRRAGELARYGIPSLAVLALVVALLGAAALGLRWTVEAKARSWSGELRKWDEFQRRKAVVEAELGGLHGLLSRRTSVYADLQRIAGRLPSETWLESWEAECKTGSRCQYRLEGFATSEGRVPEFLSALEKGGAVEKGVPGPAPVPVPVPLKLKATEKIKGEVVEQKTGIAANRRDLVRFQLGSAP
- the pilO gene encoding type 4a pilus biogenesis protein PilO, which translates into the protein MNGLRAWRARLAFTGMFAGIILGVAILSVGGGLAVAEIFAQTGRYRAYKALQAGAGQADSLSAAYVGIQKDLHQLRSALPNGNPGAQVLNRLVESAKACSLSIAGITALDEVPFPGYRELPYEMEVAGGFKELVRYLRDLETGGVAIQVRGLSIHTEAINKARIKAKLGISAFALGSAGASSTGSTGVTQAAAPSAPDSSLRESR
- a CDS encoding response regulator, which translates into the protein MEKQMAEWTSVARVGGLAKRRTIKVVETVLLVDGNEESRSSLKFLLELHGYRVAEAHHGIEGLQVLCEWGCDIQMALCAPELPDMTGGEWMGQMRFLGPEIPSLLLTERDVLEATEWPVGPAYAGIPATPPGPARLLGRIREAMDEYFFACCLRASAA
- a CDS encoding prepilin-type N-terminal cleavage/methylation domain-containing protein, with amino-acid sequence MTKYPAARGFTLMETLIAMTLAATILLPASFWLYHSRASQAAWDKFRATQALESELNRAVLLRWDHDAIRETSSPFYLKLVLHIERNADETRILGQALDRQGRPLAELKAGYFAEAP